AAGCGATTCTCCGCCGACCCATCGCGTTCGCCTTCCGCCGTTCGACGCTGCTTGTCGTTTCTTGCCATCGATTCGATGGGGCAAACATACTTAAAAAGAAATTCGTACCGAGAAGGTTCGTATACATACCAGATACATATATTTACAGTTTAGATACTAACACAATTAGTGACCGCTGATCAGTGACGCGCCTTCTGTAAGATGTTGACGAACTGGCTCTAGACGGGCTCTCGGCCCGGGTTTACGACGGGCGCTGTCCGGCACCACGGCCGATATCCTCGCCACGGGCGCCGCTCACCTGGCCCACTCAGCCGGACGCCGTCTCGGAACCGGTCTCGGTCGCCACGACGTCTGTCTCGGTCGTTTCAGTCACGACGACACGCTCACAGGTGACCTCGACCGACCGCGTCAGCTGGATGCCGAAGTCAGGGCCGGTCGCCTCGACACCGATGTCGACTCGCTCACCGTTCGCGTCGCCGTCAAAGGTCACGTCGTTCGACCTCCCGCAGGGAGCACTCGACCTTCCCAGGGCAGAGGCGTCGTCGCTCGCCGACCTGGTCGATTTCGCCATCGACACCAACAACAGCGTCATCGAGAATCCCGGTTCGGACACGTACTACGTCCGCCACGACGGGGTGTTGTACACGTACGAACCGCCTGCTCTGGACGGCGTCGACGCATCTGAGTCCACGACCGGGTCGTCGTCGGCGTCCGGCACCGAAGCCCCCTCAACTGGGGACCAGTAGCGGGGCGTTCACGCTCAGTTCGAGCTCACGATCTTGATGACCGCGCCCTCTTCGAGCTCCGTCTCGTCGGAGATGCGCATCTCCTTGCGCGCGTCGACCGCGTGGATGTAGCCGTCGCCGATGTCCGAGTGGACGGCGTAGGCGAGGTCCTTCGGAGTGGAGCCCCGGGGGAGCAAGAAGGCGTCCGGGAGGACGTTGCCCTGCCCGTCGGTCCACTTCGTGTCGTTCTGGACCGGGTACGCGCTGACGTGGTCCAGCAGGTCGTAGACAGCGGTGTCCATCGCCTGCTGGACGCCGGTGCCACCCCACTGTTCCATGACGGTCCGTATCTGGTCTAAGCCCGCCCGCTGCTGGTCGCTCACGTCGCCGGTTATCTCGAAGTCGGCGTCACCGGGGTCGTAGTCGACGACGCCGGCCTTCGCGGCGTTCCGAAGGGCGAGTTCGCCGTCGGCCGTCGCCGGGACGACGATGTCGGCGGCCTCCTTCAGTCGCTCGACGTTCCCCTCGGGCGCGACGTCGGCTTTGTTCGCCACGACGACGATGGGCTTGGTCCGCAGGCGGATCTCGCGGGCCAGCGATTCGCGGTCCTCGTCGGTCCACGCGATGGGGTCCTCTGGGTACTCCAGCTCCCGAAGGGTTCGGGCCACGTCGAGTTCGCTCGCGCCGACGCCGGCGAGCATGTCGACCAGCGCCTCGTCCAGCGAGAAGTCCGGCGAGCGGGACTGGCGCTCGATGGACTCCCAGTTGCGGTCGACGATGCTCGCCAGCCAGAGGTCCATCTCCTCCTCGACGAAGTCGACGTCCTCGACGGGGTCGTGTTCGCCGACTTCGACGGGTTCGCCCTCTGCGTTCGTCCCGCCGGAGGCGTCGACGACGTTGCAGATGACGTCGGCGTTCGTCAGTTCGTCGAGGAACTGGTTCCCGAGGCCGCGTCCCTCGTGTGCGCCGGGGACCAGGCCGGCGACGTCGATGAGCTCGACGGGGACGTAGCGCTTGCCGTCCCGACAGTGCTCGTCACCACACCGCTCCTCGCGGTCCAGACAGGGGCACTCGGTCCGGACGTGGCTCACGCCGCGGTTGGCGTCGATGGTGGTGAACGGGTAGTTGCCGACGTCGACGTCGGCCATCGTCGCGGCCTTGTAGAATGTAGACTTGCCCGCGTTCGGCTTGCCAGCCAGCGCGATAGAGAGCATGCGACGACCTATCAGTGCCCCGCGAAAGCCGGTTTCGGTTCGACGGCAGTTTGACTGTCCCCAGCAACTATTGCCGTCTCGGTGCCACGTTCAGGTATGTCCCCGCAGGCTCGCTCCGACCGCCAGCTGCTTCGCGCCGTGGTCGCGCTGGCGGTGGGCCTCGGCATCGCCGCACGACTGCTGGCCGTCGACTTCGTCCCGACCTGGCTCTACATCGGGTCCGTCACGCTCGATACTATCAGCCTGCTAACGTTCGTGCTCGGTGGTGTCGTCGCTGCGGACTGGCTTCAGCGCCGGGTCGCCGGCGGCCGCGACACCACGGTTGGCGACGGGACTGGGCTCCTGGGAGTTCTGACCATCCTCGCGTCGGTGTTCGCGCAGGTCTCGCTGAATACGTCCAACGGCGGCGTCTTCTTCGCCAGCGTCCCGGCGTTGCTACTGGGGAGTCTCCTGGTAGCCGTGGTACTCGCACGCTCTGGGTATCGGGTGGTACGCGGTACGCACACCGACGACCTCGGCGCCTGACTCAGTTGGAGGCTTCGGCCGATTCGCTTTCTGACTCGGGTTCCTCCTCGGCTCCGCTGTCGGCAGCGCCGCCGTCGGCGTCGTCTTCGCCCTCGACTGGCTCCTCATCGGCAGCCTCCTGCTCTCCCTCGTCCTCGGTCTCGCCGCCGTGTTCGAGTTCCTCTGCCATCTCGGCCATCGCGGCGGCGGACTCGTCGGGCCGGTCGAGGACCTCCTCGGTGTGCATCCGCATCTCCTCGCGGGCGCGGATGGTTCCATCGACGGTCGCGTTCTCGTGGAGATGGACCGTCTTCGCCGAAATATCGCCCCACACCTTCGCGCCGGGGCCGATGCGGACGTCGCCGTTCCGGGTGGTCACGTCGCCTTTGATTTCGGTGCCACGACCCACGACGATATCTGTCCGGGCGCGGAGGCTTCCGAAGACGACGTTGTCGCGCCCGACTTCGAGGGACTTCGCGCGGATGTTGCCGTGGAGCCGGCAGTCGTCGCCGACCGTCGCCGGCGTCGAGACGCGCCAGGCGTCGTCCGAGACGGTCGCGCCCCGCGGGATACGAATCGGGTCGTGCTCGCTCTCGTCGCCCAGCATCTCGTCGAGCACCTCCTTCGCGGCGGCTTCCTCGCCGATTCGGAGCAGCTGCGAGAGGTAGACGAAAAGGAAGACGATGGTCGGCATCGGGTTCCGGATGACGATCCAGCCGTTGGCCTCGAACCCCTCCTCGATGTCGACGTCGTCACCGATGTCGAGGTCGCCAGCCACGCGGAGCTCGCCACCGATGTGGACGCGTTCGCCGATGTAGGCGTCCTCGCCGACGAGTACGTCGTCCTGGACGTCACACCACATGTCGAGTCGGCAGTCGCCCTCGGCCTCGATGTGACCGCCGAAGCGGACGCGTTCGTCGGCGACGACCGACCGGCCGCGGACGCCGAACTCCACGGTGCTCTGCCCGCCGATGAGCACGTCGCCATCGGTCACGAGGTCGTGTTCCTCGACGGTCGTGCCGTCGGGGATGGCCAGTTCGGAGAGCGGGTCAGAGCCGAATTGCACGTCGTGCATGTGGGAATCAGACGTATTAAACCCTCAGGACGTGCAAGACGGGCGTCTGACGTGCGTCTGACGCCCTCGTCGCGACCTGTGGGGGAGGTGGGTGCTATGCCAGTCGGGCGGGGACAGTGGGGCCCTCCGAGTCGCCAAACAGGGCGTTGCTCCCGCGAGAGACTACACTTTTATCCGGTCGCCGCCTATTGATTACCATGACTGTCCTTTCGTTCGACGAGCAGGGCGTCGACGTCGTGTACGAGGGCACCGAGTTCAGACTCGAGAAGGACCTCATCGAAGACGCGACACAGAAGTCCTACCCGGACGTCACCGACCACGAAGTCCTGCAGATGGTCGAACCCGACCCGTCACTGTCCGGGCAACCCCAGCGCATCGCCGAAATCGTGCGGTGACGGCGGACTGTCGTGGTAACGTTCCCACGAAGGATTCAATCCCTCGTGAGAAAATATACGAATTCTACTAATTACGCCGCTGTCTGGCGATACCAGCGCGGCGAAATCGTGGCAAAAACCCACAATGGCGGCAAGCATTTACGTCCGAAAAGACGAGTGAGTGTTAATGTCAAACCCACGTGTCGCCGGGGCCGGTGTCACGAAGTTCGGAAAACATCCCGAACGCACCGGCCGCGATCTGTTTGCCGAAGCGGGCCTCGAAGCACTCGACCAGTCCGGGGTCGACCCCGACGACGTCGACGCCCTCTTCTACGGGAACTTCATGGGCGAACTCGCGGAGCACCAGGGCCACCAGGGCCCGCTGATGGCGGAGGCCATCGGCCTGGACGTGCCGGCGACCCGCTTCGAGGCTGCCTGCGCGTCGGCCGGCGCGACCGTCCGGGCGGCGGTCAAAGACCTCCGTAACGGTGAGGCCGACGTCATCGTCGTGGGCGGCGCCGAGCGGATGACCAACATCGGGACGGCCGCCGCCACCGACGCGCTGGCTATCGCCGCCGACGACCTCTACGAGGTCCGCGCGGGGATGACGTTCCCGGGCGCCTACGCGCTGATGGCGCGTTCGTACTTCGAGGCGTACGGTGGTTCTCGCGAGGACCTGGCGCACATCGCCGTGAAGAACCACGAGCACGCGCTGGTCAACGACCACGCCCAGATTCAGAAGGAGATCACCGTCGAGGACGCGCTGGAGGCGCCGACAATCGCCAGTCCGCTGGGGCTGTACGACTCCTGTCCCATCACGGACGGCGCGGCGGCCGCCGTCCTCACCAGCGAGGCGTACGCCGAGGACCATGGACTCGATGCACCGGTGGCTGTCAGCGGGACCGGTCAGGGCGGCGACAACCTCGCGCTGCAGGACCGGGACCACTTCGCGCAGACGCCGGCCGCCGACAAGGCCGCCCGGGAGGCATACGCGGACGCCGGCGTGAGTGCGGCGGACGTCGACGTCGCCGAGGTTCACGACTGTTTCACCATCGCCGAGGTCCTTGCCATCGAGTCGCTCGGGCTCTACGAGCGCGGCGAGGGCATCACGGCAGCGACCGACGGGGAGACGTCCCGCCACGGCGACCTGCCGGTCAACCTCTCGGGTGGCCTGAAAGCCAAGGGCCACCCGGTCGGCGCAACGGGCGTCGCACAGCTGGCGACCATCGCGTGGGTCCTCGACGGGTCCCACCCGCGCGCCGACGCCGTCGAGGACGGTCGGGTCGGCGTCTGTCACAACGCCGGCGGGACCGTCGCCTCTACCACGGTCCACGTCCTGGAGGTGGCGGAATGATCGACGCGGCCCCCGACGGCGCGTACGACGCGTGGCTCGACAGTATCGAGGACGACGCGCCCTACTACCTCGAGTGCGAGAACGGCCACGGCTGGCTCCCGCCACGTCGCATCTGTCCGGAGTGCCGGTCCCGGGACCTGACCGAGGAACCGCTCCCCGACTCCGGCGAGGTGACGACGCACACGACCATCACCGTCCCGACGCCGCAGTTCGAGGACGACGCGCCCTACGTGACCGCCGTCGTGGACTTCGGCCCAGTCTCGATTACCGGGATTGTCCGTGGCATCGACCCCGAGGACGTCGCTATCGGAACGGTCGTCGGACTGGAGGTCGGCGAGCGGGTGACCACGGGCGACCGGGCCGTGGTGTTCCGACCGCGCTGAGCGGTTCGAACGAGTTATTCGACAGTCACGGATGTCGTCTCGCCGCGAACGACGGTGACGAACTGGTCCGGGTGTTCGACGTGCGGGAGCAAGAGCGAGTCGCTGAACACGATGAGCCGCGCGTCGGCGCGTTCGGCCAGCTCGCGGCCGTCGGAGAGCGGCGTGATGTCGGCGTCCTCGCCCCAGACCAGCGTGGTCGGGACGTCGAGCGATTCGAGCACCGCTCCGAGGTCCGCCTGTGGGTCGAGGAACCCGGAGACGAACGACGCTGGCGCGAACCGGGCGCCCGGCTGGTGGCCGCTCTGCCACTCGTAGTCGACGACCTCGGCTGTGAGTTTGTCCATGTCGTAGTAGCCGTGGTCGGCGTGGAAGTGTCGGATGGAGGCCTTCGAGACGATGAGGTTGTAGATGGCCTGGCCGACGACGGGCGCGCGCAGCAGCGACCGGAGCCAGACGTTCCCGCCGCCCATCGAGGAGTCGGTCGGACAGACGAGGACGAGTTCCGAGACGTCGACGTCCTGGGCGGCCGACGCGGCGTAGGCGCCGGTCAGCGAGGAGGCGATGACCGTCGGGTCGGTAGCCTCCTCGTCGAGGAAGTCACGGACGAACGTCGTCAGCAGCGAGGCGGAGTACAGCAGTGGCGGCCGGTCGGACTGCCCGAAACCGGGGAGGTCCGGCGCGAGGACGTGGTAGTCCTCGGCCAGTTCGTCGACGACCGTGTAGAACTCGTGGCTCGACCCGGCCGCGTTGATGCCGTGCAACAACACGAGGTCCGGGTCCGACGGGTCGCCGAGTTCCGTGTACGCGATATCGAACCCGCGCCAGCGGTAGGACCGCTGCGTTCCCGGGAGGAACGGGTCGAACTCCTCGGGCGATGACCGGAGCAGTCGGTTGGCAAGCGCCGCCGCGCCGACGGTTCCCGCGGCCAGCCCGAGTGCGTTTCTGAGTCTCATGCCCGACCGTAGGGGGCTGAGACTCTAATACGTAATGGACGCGACACGTCCTGTGCCGGCCACGGGATAGTCTCCGACTACGCGTCGCGGTCCAGACACTCCCGGAGCGGCGCCAGCACATCGTCGACGACCGTGTAGGGGTCCGTCTCGCGAGCCACGACGTCACTGATGGCCTGGTCGATGCCACCCTTGCGGTCGAGCTCACGGGTGACGAGGCCGTTGGCGTCCTCGCGCAGGAGGGTGCGAATCTCGGCGGCGAACCGCGCCCGTTCCTGCTCGTCGCGTCGCCCCGTCCGGTCGAGGAAGTCGCCGTGGTCGGCAAGCGCCGTGATGAACTCGTCGACGCCCTCGGCGCGGTTCGCCACGGTCTCCACGATGGGCGGGGACCACGACTCGGTGGCTGTCTCGTCGTCTGGGCCCACCTCGTCGGGCCCGGCGTGGGTTTCAGCATGTTGGTCTGGGCCGTGGTGACCGCCCCGACCCTGGCCACCCCGGTTCTGGAGCATCTCTCTGAGCTGTTGGACGGTGCGGTCGGCGCCGTCCAGGTCGGCCTTATTGACGACGAAGACGTCGCCGATTTCGAGGATGCCGGCCTTGAGCATCTGGACGTCGTCGCCGCTGCCGGGCGGGACGAGTACGGCGACCGTGTCGGCCGTGCGGACGATGTCGACCTCGTTCTGTCCAGCGCCGACCGTCTCGACGATTATCTTGTCCTTGCCGAAGGCGTCCAGCGCGGTGACTGCGTCGGTCGTCGCCGTCGAGAGGCCGCCCAGCGACCCGCGGGCTGACATCGACCGGAAGAACACGTCCATGTCGCCAGCGTTCGACGCCATCCGGATGCGGTCGCCCAGCACCGCGCCCCCCGAGTACGGCGAGGAGGGGTCGATGGCGATGACGCCGACGGTCAGCCCCTCCTTGCGATAGGCCGCCGCCACCTTGTCGACCAGTGTCGATTTGCCGGCGCCGGGGCTGCCCGTGACGCCGACGATGTCCGCGTCGCCCGTGTGCTGGTGGAGGTCCGAGACGACGTCGCGGTAGCCCGGTGACCGGTTCTCTATCTTCGTGATGACACGGGCCAGCGCGCTGTGCTTGCCCGCGAGGAGGTCCTCGACGAGGTCACTCATCGCTCGGGCGCGTGCTCGCGGATGTACGTGATCATCTCCTCCATGGACGCGCCGGGCCCGAATATCTCGTCGACGCCCTGCGCGCGAAGTTCTTCTTTGTCGTCTTCGGGGACGATGCCGCCGACGAGGACCAGTCGGTCGTCGAAGGCGTCGTACTCCTTGAGGCCGTCGAGTATCTTCGGAACTAGCGTGTTGTGGGCGCCCGAGAGGATAGAGATGCCCACGACGTCGACGTCTTCCTGGACGGCGGCCTGAACCACTTCGTCCGGCGAGCGGTGCAGTCCGGAGTAGATGACCTCGAACCCGGCGTCACGGAGCGCACGGGCGATGACGTGGGCCCCGCGGTCGTGGCCGTCGAGGCCCACCTTCGCGACCAGACAGCGTATCGTCCGCCCGCTCTGTTCGTGCTCGACACTCATGCAAACCTCTACCACGTCCGGTGGTTTGATTCTTGCCCACCGAAGGGTCCACCGCTTACGCCGCGAAGACCAGGAAGGGCACGACGAACAGCAAGACGAACAGGACGAGGAGTATCAGGCCGTACCCCGCGAGGGTGCCGGCCGCCGCTAGCCACGCCGGGTGGTCGAACTGCGAGCGTAGAGTGGCCATATTAGTGGATAGACCCGGGCTGATTTAGTGATTCTGGCGTGAGCGGATTCTCACATCCCCATGTCGTCGGCCGCCTCGGGAATCGGGAGCGCGTGTTGCGACACGCCGAGCAACTCCGCCGCGTGGTCCAGCGCCATGTCGAACCCGTAGTACCGCTCGAGTTCGTCGCCGTCGGCGGTGGGCCGGACCTTGAGCATCGCGTAGCCCTCGATGTTCTGTGTGACCGCCGCCGTCCCGGACTCGCTCTCGAAGGTCAGTACGCGTTCTTCGTCCGTCTCGTAGTAGCGGGCGGTGACGCCGTCTGCCGACGCCTCGGTCGTGGACTCGGACTCGGTCATCGACGCGGAGTTAGGACTCGCCGTAGTGAAAGCTGTCGGTGCCGGCCGCGGCGGGACTGGAAGATTTATGCGCCGCTCTCTGCACCGTTCAGTCAGGATGGCCCGACGCGACGGCACCGGTTCCACGCTCCGCCGCGTGCTCGCGACCCGGTTCTCCGTCGACACGCGAGCGCTGGCGGTCTTCCGCGTCGCGCTGGCGACGCTCCTGCTGGTCGACCTGGCGCGCCGGGCGACGGACCTCGTCGCCTTCTACACCGACCGTGGCGTGTTCCCGCGGGCCCTGCTCCCGGTGGTCGAACCGGGCTATCAGTACGTCTCGCTCCACGCGCTCTCCGGCGCAGCCTGGGTGCAGTGGATGCTGTTCGCGGTTGCCGCGCTGGCCGCGTTCTCCCTGCTCGTGGGCTACCGGACCCGCCTGGCCGTCGTCGTCTCGCTGGTCCTGCTGGTCTCGATACAGGCGCGCAACCCCGCGGTCCTCAACAGCGGCGACACGCTGTTCCGCCGGCTCCTGTTCTGGAGCCTGTTCCTCCCGCTGGGTGAGCGATGGGCCGTCGACGCGACCGGCGACGACTGGCGACCGTCGGTCGTCGGCCCGGCAACGGCGGGCCTCCTGCTGCAGGTCGTCGCTGTCTACGCGACCAACGCCGTGGTGAAGTTCCGGGCCGACGTCTGGCTCCGGGGCGACGCGGTCCGCTACGCCTTCGAACTCGACCACTTCACCGTCCTCCTGGGCGACGTGCTCGCCGGACAGTCGACGCTTCTGACCCTGGCTGACTGGGGGTGGGTGACGCTCCTCGTCGCGTCGCCCCTGCTCGTCGTCCTGACCGGCCATTGGCGGGCCGCACTCGCTACCGCGTTCGCGTCGGTGCACGTCGGGATGCTCCTGACGCTCTCGCTCGGTATCTTCCCCCTCGTGTCGATGACCGCGCTCCTGCCCTTCCTCCCGCCAGTCGTCTGGGACCGTCTCCAGCGACATGCACCGGCCGGGCTCGGTGAACTCGTCGCGTCGCTGCCCGACAGGCGGTCCATCCGTCGGACGCCACAGCGCCTCCGGTCTGTCGGACGCGTATTCGCGGCCGTCTGTCTCGTCGCCCTCGTGGCCATCAACGCTATCGGACTCGGCGTCGTCTCGCCGCCGGCCGGAACCCCGGACGCCGTCGCCGACCGCTCGTGGGACATGTTCGCGCCGTCGCCGCCGCTCGGGACGTGGTGGTACGCTGCACCGGCGACCCTCGAGTCGGGCGAGCGCGTCGACGCGCTCAGCCGCGAGCCGGTCGCCCTCTCGAGGCCGCCCGACGTCGCGACCACGTATCCCAACGAGCGGTGGCGGAAGTTCCTCGACGACGCGCGGCGCGAACCGGCGCTCCAGCGGTCGCTGGTCGCACACCTCTGCTGGCGCTGGAACCGCGCCCACGACGACACGATGGTCGAAGTCCGATTGGTCCAGCTGCACGAACCGACCGACCTCGACGGACCAGAGCGGGTCGAACGGGAGCCGTTCGGGACGTACGCCTGTGCGGACGTCGCCTGAGGACCGCAACGAAGAAGGCCGTCTCTCGCCCCTGTCGGCGTATGGCCAAGTGGTTACAGAGCGGACGCCGCCGGGATATGTGTATCCTGCTCGCCGGCGCCGAGGACGGGGAACTGACCGGCCAGCGCCTCAAGACCCGGTTGGAGGCCCGCTACGACACGCGAATCGACCCGAAGAGCTTCTACGGGGCGCTCGACGCGATGGAGGACGCCGGCTTCGTCGAGCACCGCGTCGACGGCATCGCCGACAAATACTCGCTGACGGAGGCCGGCGAGCACCGGCTCCGCGAGCAGTTCGAGTGGATGCGCGAGACGCTGGCCTAGACGACCCAGTCGCGGAACTCGACCCGATAGTCGCCGCCTTCCAGACCCACGTACCAGGCGTCGTCTAGCGGCGCCGGCAGCGGTTGTTCCTCCTCCAACGTCTCACGGAGCGACGCGACTGTCTCCGAGAGCGGCTCGCACTCCTCGTACTGGTCGGCCGCGGCCGTCCGGAGAATCTCTCGTTCGTCGGCGTCGAACTGGGACCGCTCGACGAGGTGGGTCTCCGCGATGGCCGCCCGGAACCCCTCGCTGTCGGTCGCCACCTCGGACGGCGTGACGGCGAACCTGTACTGGGTTCTGGTGGTTCGCTCTCCGGCCTCGACTCGCCAGTCCCGGTCCTGCCAGTGGACCCAGAGCTGGTCCGACACCGCCGCGAACCGCGAGCGGTCGAGGCCGTCGGGGTACGGGACCGGCCGCTTGCGAGCCGAAAGCCCTTGGGGGAGGTCATCGCCCCGGTGGTCCCACTCCGACTCGTAGACGGTGTAGCGGAGCGCCGCCCGGTCCACGGCTGGCAGGTCCTCGAACGGGACTACCGTCGCGCCGGCCGGTGCCGCCTTCCCCACCCGCATCTCGACGTTCAACACGAGCCCCGGAACCTCGGACTGACCGGTCTGCTCGACGGCGAGGCGGTAGAAGCGCCCGTCGACGTCGGCGTAAGAGCCGTCCTCTAGCGGCGGTGTGTCGCTGTAGTGTGTCCCCTCGGCCGTCCCGTTGTCAACGGCGCTTCTGACCAGCGACCTACCCCGCTCGCTCAGTCGAACCGGGAGCGCATCGGCGGGGTCGAACGGGTCGGCCGTCACCGTGAGCCCGGCGCCGCACGCCGTCGATGTCGAGGTCTGGTCCCGGGTGGTCGTCACCGAGGGAGACTCGACCGGTGGTCGCTCGGTCTGGGGGTCGGTGTTGCTGTCACTGGGACCGCTACAGCCTGCGAGCAGCGCCGCGATACCTGCGAGGACCGCTCGTCGAGCGGGCATACGACAGTCTACACACGGACTCGAAAATAACCCACTGGACGCTCAAAACGCGACTGACCGGCTAGTCGAGCAGCTGGTCGGCGATGGTGTTCCGGAGAACCTCGCTGGTCCCCTCGTATATCTCGTTGAGTTTGGCGTCCCGGTAGAACCGCTCGGCGGGGAAGTCCTTCGTGTAGCCGTAGCCGCCGTGAATCTGGATGCCCTCGTTGGCCACCTCGCGCGACACCTCGGAGGCGTATAGTTTGGCTTGCGCGGCCTCCTTGACGAACCGCTCGCCGCGCATCTTCTTGTCCGCCGCGCGGTGCATCAGCATCCGGGCGGCTTCGGTCTTCGTGTCCATGTCGGCGAGTTTGTGCTGGATGGCCTGGAACTCGGAGATGGGCCGGTCGAACTGCTCGCGTTGTTGTGCGTACTCGAGAGCCGCGTCCAGAGCAGCCTGTGCGATACCGACGCCACGGGCGGCGATAGTGATGCGACCGCCGTTGAGGGTCTTCAGCGCGTGGACGAATCCCCGCCCTTCCTCGCCGAGTCGGCGCGACTCGGGGATTCGCATGTCGTCGAAGCGAAGTTCCGCCGTCGGACAGCCCTTGTCGCCGAGTTTGTGCTCGGTGCCCTCGACCACGAAGCCGTCGTCCTCCTCGGGGCGGACGACGAACGAGGAGATGCCCTTGTTGCCTGCGTCCGGGTCGGTCTTCGCGAAGAGGACGACCGTATCGGCGACCGAACCGTTCGAAATCCAGAGCTTCCCGCCGTTCACGACGTACTCGTCGCCGTCGCGCTCGGCCGTGGTCTCCATCGCCGGGACGTCGCTCCCCGCGCCGGCCTCCGAGAGCGCGAACGCCCCGATGTCCTCGCCCTCGGCGAGCGGGCGGAGATACGCCTCCTTCTGGGTCTCGTCGCCGAACTCGTAGATCATGTTGCAGGCAAGCGAGATGTGGGCGGCGACGACGGTCCCGAGGCCGCCGCTGCCACGCGATATCTCTTCTAAGGCCATGGCGTAACTGTGGTAGTCCAGGCCCGCGCCGCCGTACTCCTCGGGGATGGGCATCCCCATCAGGCCCAGGTCGGCCATCTCGCCGACAAGGCCCGCCGGGAACTCGTCGGCCGCGTCGATGTCGCTGGCCTGCGAGACCACCTCTTCGTCGACGAAGTCGGCGACCATCTCCCGTATCTGGCGCTGCTCCTGGGTCGGGCTGAAATCCATGCGCCTAGGTACCGGGTTGCATCTCTTTACTGTTGGCCAACGGCGTACCCGTTGTCGACGATTGAGACGGAATCGAACAGGTGTGGTCGCTTCAGTCGTACTCGTAGAACCCCGCCCTCGTCTTCTTGCCGAGGTCGCCGGCGGCCACCTTCCGCTTGAGGAGGTAGGCCGGTTGGTAGCGGTCCCCGAGCTCCTCGTGGAGCGTCTCGCTGGCGTCGAGTACGACGTCCAGGCCGATGTGGTCCGCGAGTTCGAGCGGCCCCATCGGGACGTTCGTCCCCAGGGTCATCCCGCGGTCGATGTCAGCCTTCGCCGCGACGCCCTCGTCGAGCGCGCGGATTCCCTCGTTGATCCAGGGCATGAGGATGCGGTTGACGACGAAGCCCG
This DNA window, taken from Haloarcula ordinaria, encodes the following:
- a CDS encoding HTTM domain-containing protein codes for the protein MARRDGTGSTLRRVLATRFSVDTRALAVFRVALATLLLVDLARRATDLVAFYTDRGVFPRALLPVVEPGYQYVSLHALSGAAWVQWMLFAVAALAAFSLLVGYRTRLAVVVSLVLLVSIQARNPAVLNSGDTLFRRLLFWSLFLPLGERWAVDATGDDWRPSVVGPATAGLLLQVVAVYATNAVVKFRADVWLRGDAVRYAFELDHFTVLLGDVLAGQSTLLTLADWGWVTLLVASPLLVVLTGHWRAALATAFASVHVGMLLTLSLGIFPLVSMTALLPFLPPVVWDRLQRHAPAGLGELVASLPDRRSIRRTPQRLRSVGRVFAAVCLVALVAINAIGLGVVSPPAGTPDAVADRSWDMFAPSPPLGTWWYAAPATLESGERVDALSREPVALSRPPDVATTYPNERWRKFLDDARREPALQRSLVAHLCWRWNRAHDDTMVEVRLVQLHEPTDLDGPERVEREPFGTYACADVA
- a CDS encoding PadR family transcriptional regulator, with the translated sequence MAKWLQSGRRRDMCILLAGAEDGELTGQRLKTRLEARYDTRIDPKSFYGALDAMEDAGFVEHRVDGIADKYSLTEAGEHRLREQFEWMRETLA
- a CDS encoding acyl-CoA dehydrogenase — encoded protein: MDFSPTQEQRQIREMVADFVDEEVVSQASDIDAADEFPAGLVGEMADLGLMGMPIPEEYGGAGLDYHSYAMALEEISRGSGGLGTVVAAHISLACNMIYEFGDETQKEAYLRPLAEGEDIGAFALSEAGAGSDVPAMETTAERDGDEYVVNGGKLWISNGSVADTVVLFAKTDPDAGNKGISSFVVRPEEDDGFVVEGTEHKLGDKGCPTAELRFDDMRIPESRRLGEEGRGFVHALKTLNGGRITIAARGVGIAQAALDAALEYAQQREQFDRPISEFQAIQHKLADMDTKTEAARMLMHRAADKKMRGERFVKEAAQAKLYASEVSREVANEGIQIHGGYGYTKDFPAERFYRDAKLNEIYEGTSEVLRNTIADQLLD